One Ethanoligenens harbinense YUAN-3 genomic window carries:
- a CDS encoding phage major capsid protein: protein MPIDRQAAEALIQDQIVNTIFEDVPKQSAVLSLMRKLPNMTSKQTRIPVLDALPLAYWVNGDTGFKQTTRQAWDNVWLVAAELATIVPIPEAVLDDSSYDIMGEVTPRVNEAMGAVIDGAIVFGVNRPSEWQNDIVTLARQAGNNVAASGGITYDNIMGQDGLISKVEESGYMVDGILASIKTRAGLRGIKDSNNRPIFVPEMQSGTTYTLDGTPITFQQNGAFNATVAQMIAGAWSQAVYAMRQDVTVKILDQGVIQDPNSKEIIYNLAQQDMIALRVVMRLGWALPNPATAVNSDRTNVPFAYIEAATPYTDYSVTFTVKDNDTDPIAGVRVNVNGANKKTAADGTAVFNLRAGTYPVTIKADDYATQSATVTVTNAPVPVAITLQAAQ from the coding sequence ATGCCGATCGACAGACAGGCCGCAGAGGCCCTTATTCAGGATCAGATCGTAAACACCATTTTCGAGGACGTGCCCAAGCAGTCCGCCGTCCTTTCCCTGATGCGCAAGCTGCCCAACATGACCAGCAAGCAGACGCGTATCCCCGTGCTGGATGCATTGCCCCTTGCCTACTGGGTGAACGGGGACACCGGATTCAAGCAGACCACCCGGCAGGCATGGGACAACGTGTGGCTGGTTGCGGCCGAACTGGCCACCATCGTGCCGATCCCCGAAGCTGTGCTGGATGACTCCAGTTATGACATCATGGGCGAAGTGACGCCGCGTGTGAACGAGGCGATGGGGGCCGTCATCGACGGTGCAATCGTTTTCGGCGTCAACAGGCCGTCCGAGTGGCAGAACGATATCGTCACGCTGGCCAGACAGGCCGGAAACAACGTGGCTGCCAGTGGCGGCATTACCTATGACAATATCATGGGACAGGACGGACTGATCTCCAAAGTGGAGGAGTCCGGCTATATGGTGGACGGTATCCTCGCCTCCATTAAAACCCGCGCGGGCCTGCGCGGCATCAAGGACAGCAACAACCGCCCAATTTTTGTGCCGGAAATGCAGAGCGGCACCACCTATACGCTGGACGGCACGCCGATCACGTTCCAGCAGAACGGGGCGTTCAATGCGACCGTAGCGCAGATGATCGCGGGCGCATGGTCGCAGGCCGTGTATGCCATGAGGCAGGACGTGACCGTGAAGATCCTCGACCAGGGCGTTATTCAGGACCCGAACTCCAAAGAAATCATCTACAACCTTGCGCAGCAGGACATGATTGCCCTGCGCGTGGTGATGCGGCTGGGCTGGGCGCTGCCGAACCCGGCTACCGCCGTGAACAGCGACCGCACAAATGTGCCGTTTGCGTACATTGAGGCCGCGACGCCGTATACCGACTACTCCGTGACCTTTACCGTCAAAGACAATGACACGGATCCGATCGCGGGCGTGCGTGTCAATGTAAACGGCGCGAACAAGAAAACGGCGGCGGACGGCACGGCGGTGTTCAACCTGCGCGCCGGGACGTATCCTGTCACCATCAAGGCGGATGACTATGCGACGCAGTCCGCCACCGTGACCGTGACCAACGCGCCGGTGCCGGTGGCCATCACGCTGCAGGCCGCGCAGTAA
- a CDS encoding DUF6751 family protein: MTTNADITLYNQWYNRVTRLIEWKRVQIPGVSWHGGIVTDVTGNGLQAANAYIVRIPLDAAPAGRTFACPEDWAATESDDLGALWTIQPGDILINGLLADDIAKASDLTAKYGSRCCTVIGWKDNRRGSAALQHWRIDGK, from the coding sequence ATGACCACGAACGCCGACATCACCCTGTACAACCAGTGGTACAACCGCGTGACGCGGCTGATCGAGTGGAAGCGCGTGCAGATTCCCGGTGTGAGCTGGCACGGCGGAATCGTCACCGACGTGACCGGCAATGGCCTGCAGGCGGCGAATGCCTATATCGTGCGGATCCCTTTGGATGCGGCTCCTGCCGGGCGCACATTTGCGTGTCCGGAGGATTGGGCGGCCACTGAAAGCGACGACCTGGGCGCATTGTGGACGATACAGCCGGGAGATATCCTGATAAACGGGCTTTTGGCCGACGACATCGCAAAGGCATCGGATCTGACCGCAAAGTATGGCAGCCGGTGCTGCACGGTGATTGGCTGGAAGGACAACCGACGGGGATCCGCTGCTCTGCAACACTGGCGGATAGACGGGAAGTGA
- a CDS encoding minor capsid protein, producing the protein MSGQNKKLIVKTPRGEVVQVTTKSGKVTAKLTWNPDFGDRKTGDFSRAQKFLDSEVLRTTTPFVPIKTGALIKSGQLGTVIGSGQVTWHAPYARYQYYSTSLSRTYDAQRGGKWFERSKATNKPAWIAGVKKIAGGR; encoded by the coding sequence GTGTCCGGGCAAAACAAAAAGCTGATCGTTAAAACGCCGCGCGGCGAGGTCGTGCAGGTGACGACCAAAAGCGGCAAGGTGACCGCCAAGCTGACGTGGAATCCCGATTTTGGTGACCGCAAGACCGGCGACTTTTCCAGGGCGCAGAAGTTCCTTGATTCGGAGGTGCTGCGCACTACGACGCCGTTTGTGCCGATCAAGACCGGCGCGCTCATCAAGTCCGGCCAACTCGGCACTGTGATCGGCAGCGGACAGGTGACGTGGCATGCACCATACGCCCGTTATCAATATTACAGCACATCGCTATCGCGCACCTATGATGCCCAGCGCGGCGGGAAATGGTTTGAGCGCAGCAAGGCAACCAACAAGCCTGCGTGGATCGCCGGGGTGAAAAAGATTGCGGGAGGCAGGTAA
- a CDS encoding phage tail tube protein: MKLSDLMQGKTPSPTYAGFATNDDFVLAVDTGTGSTQTADGDYAIVEAGITKSEASADAETKDNQYIRTGKKTTKTGTQRKFSIEGDRCDGDAFQDFCLSNAIVFGVGAAVERKYIYFNMLTGVGERGTVTIVVSDTQTGNAGDNATFKVDMTSTATPTDYTYSSES, encoded by the coding sequence ATGAAACTGTCCGATCTTATGCAGGGCAAAACGCCCAGCCCAACATACGCAGGTTTTGCCACCAACGATGATTTTGTTCTGGCAGTCGATACCGGCACCGGGAGCACCCAGACCGCCGACGGGGACTATGCCATCGTAGAGGCAGGTATCACCAAGAGCGAGGCGTCCGCCGATGCCGAAACCAAAGATAACCAGTACATCCGCACCGGCAAAAAAACAACCAAGACCGGCACACAGCGCAAGTTTTCCATTGAGGGCGACCGCTGCGATGGTGATGCTTTTCAGGATTTTTGCCTGTCCAATGCTATTGTGTTCGGCGTTGGGGCGGCTGTGGAACGCAAGTATATCTATTTCAACATGCTGACAGGTGTCGGCGAGCGCGGAACCGTGACCATCGTGGTGAGCGACACGCAGACCGGCAATGCTGGCGACAACGCCACCTTTAAGGTGGATATGACGTCCACCGCGACCCCGACCGATTATACCTATTCCAGCGAATCGTAA
- a CDS encoding DUF6673 family protein yields the protein MEINGVTLDLDLDDMDKAEQVQKVIEGMQSKIEQVKETDDYVTGGRKVCRIVNDCFNQIFGTGTSEKIFEGMKLTPHIDAFVALGDAIKEQKEQQNAHMQSVCHKYSPNRTERRARKK from the coding sequence ATGGAGATCAATGGCGTAACGCTTGATCTGGATCTGGATGATATGGACAAAGCCGAACAGGTGCAAAAGGTCATCGAGGGAATGCAGTCCAAAATTGAACAGGTCAAGGAAACGGACGACTATGTTACCGGCGGACGCAAAGTCTGCCGAATCGTCAATGATTGTTTCAATCAAATTTTTGGCACAGGGACTTCCGAAAAAATCTTTGAGGGTATGAAGCTTACACCACACATCGACGCTTTTGTGGCACTCGGCGACGCGATCAAGGAGCAAAAGGAACAGCAAAACGCCCATATGCAGAGCGTCTGTCATAAATACAGCCCGAATCGGACAGAGCGCCGGGCACGAAAGAAATGA
- a CDS encoding Gp15 family bacteriophage protein has product MNILLDILPEEIDGIPIRSDFRIMVQFELMMTDLTVPQDARIPLAINLLYQQPVHDLKQAIDGLLRFYRCGAPLKQGGAGGGGKHERAYDFEQDAPDIYAAFMQTYGIDLNDVDMHWWKFHALMFALPEDCKFSRIMRYRTMDLSDFKGKERKFYADKQVQYRLRPLGTEKLTAAAAEQVAKERVAKRFAEAERWAKSH; this is encoded by the coding sequence ATGAACATATTACTGGACATCCTGCCGGAGGAAATTGACGGCATCCCAATCCGCAGTGATTTCCGCATTATGGTTCAGTTTGAGCTGATGATGACAGACCTGACAGTGCCGCAGGATGCCCGTATTCCGCTGGCAATCAATCTGTTATACCAACAGCCCGTCCACGACTTGAAACAGGCAATAGACGGGCTGCTGCGGTTTTATCGTTGTGGCGCACCGTTAAAGCAGGGCGGCGCGGGTGGTGGCGGGAAACATGAACGGGCTTACGACTTTGAACAGGACGCGCCGGACATTTACGCCGCTTTTATGCAGACATATGGGATTGACTTAAACGATGTGGACATGCACTGGTGGAAATTCCACGCGCTGATGTTTGCGTTGCCAGAAGACTGCAAATTCAGCCGCATCATGAGATACCGCACGATGGATCTGTCCGATTTTAAAGGAAAAGAGCGCAAATTTTACGCCGATAAGCAGGTGCAATATCGCTTGCGCCCGTTGGGTACGGAAAAGCTCACAGCGGCAGCGGCGGAGCAGGTGGCAAAGGAACGCGTGGCAAAGCGGTTTGCAGAAGCAGAGAGGTGGGCGAAATCACACTGA
- a CDS encoding tape measure protein, whose product MGFDGSINIDSSIDGTGFSKGIEKLGGVAKASLGAITGLISGAATALGGAAAEGIKYNNQMEQYQTSFAVMLGSAAKAQEMINNLQNFSMKTPFQMANLADATKTLMGYGISVQDIMPDLEMLGDVSQGNSQKLQNLALVFGQVQAAGKLQGQDLLQLIDNGFNPLQTISQQTGKSMAELRTEMENGQISAQDVTNAFKSATSAGGLFYNDLEEQSKTFNGQLSTLKDHVLIFLGSITGALTNSLKDTALPMVNGWLEQLQSAFNAGGVNGVVGAFGNVLSQAVNAVAAQAPQLISLAVMLTTTLLNGLNANAGQLASSGASVVTGLAKGIISVAQSLGAVGINLIQNIIEGITSSLPSIAVSAVQVATRIVEALLNALPSVVTAAWALTAGVAQGLTSALPTLIMTIVQIIPQIINAIAVQMPALMAALTAMIPQVINALSTALVTGIPLILQAAIQLLMAIVQAIPQIIVAVVTALPTLIQSIVTTLVQALPILITGAVQLLMAIVQAIPQILPPLIAAIPQIITTLITGLVQALPELINGAVQLLMAIIDAIPIIIQTLIPMIPEIVHAIVDALIRAMPVLIEGSIELFFAILKAIPMIVVELIKDMPQIIQAILQGLAAGGGELKNAGGDLIRGLWQGIQDVSGWLWNKVSGFFGTLTDKIKNFFGIHSPSRLMRDEIGKMLPPGIALGFEASMPDAISDMQAEMDAMTAKMQASVAAQQSAVFVGTSGTGAQTIDNSVTKSPIININGPVNVTDQGNQRQTLQQLQFLAAI is encoded by the coding sequence ATGGGTTTTGATGGATCTATCAATATTGACTCCAGCATTGACGGCACAGGGTTTTCCAAAGGGATAGAAAAACTCGGAGGTGTCGCAAAAGCCTCTCTTGGAGCTATCACCGGGTTAATCAGTGGCGCGGCCACCGCACTCGGCGGGGCCGCAGCAGAGGGTATAAAGTACAACAACCAAATGGAGCAGTACCAGACCTCTTTTGCAGTTATGTTAGGAAGTGCCGCTAAAGCGCAGGAGATGATAAATAATCTTCAAAATTTCTCCATGAAAACTCCGTTTCAGATGGCGAATCTTGCGGATGCCACCAAAACGCTGATGGGATACGGAATATCCGTGCAGGACATCATGCCCGATTTGGAAATGCTGGGGGATGTCAGTCAGGGCAATTCGCAAAAATTACAAAATCTCGCTCTGGTGTTCGGGCAGGTCCAGGCAGCCGGTAAACTGCAAGGGCAGGATTTGCTTCAACTGATAGACAACGGATTTAATCCACTACAGACCATCTCCCAGCAAACGGGCAAAAGCATGGCTGAACTGCGCACGGAAATGGAAAACGGGCAAATCAGTGCACAGGATGTGACAAATGCCTTTAAATCAGCCACCAGCGCGGGCGGTCTTTTCTACAACGATTTGGAAGAACAGTCCAAAACATTTAACGGACAACTCTCAACTTTAAAAGACCACGTGCTGATATTTTTAGGAAGCATCACCGGGGCGCTGACAAACAGCCTGAAAGACACCGCCCTGCCCATGGTAAACGGCTGGTTGGAGCAGTTGCAGTCCGCATTTAACGCAGGAGGTGTAAACGGCGTTGTCGGCGCTTTTGGGAATGTGCTATCCCAAGCAGTCAATGCCGTTGCCGCACAAGCGCCGCAGTTGATATCCCTTGCAGTCATGCTCACTACAACATTGCTAAATGGATTAAACGCAAACGCCGGACAGTTGGCTTCATCCGGGGCGAGTGTGGTTACTGGTCTGGCAAAAGGGATTATATCTGTAGCGCAAAGTTTGGGTGCCGTTGGGATCAATCTGATTCAAAATATCATAGAGGGTATCACATCGTCCTTACCATCGATTGCCGTTAGCGCTGTTCAAGTAGCCACTCGAATTGTTGAGGCTCTGTTAAATGCGTTGCCATCTGTAGTAACCGCTGCCTGGGCATTAACTGCCGGAGTAGCGCAGGGGCTTACTTCCGCTCTGCCTACGCTTATAATGACCATCGTGCAAATCATCCCACAGATCATAAACGCAATAGCGGTACAAATGCCTGCACTTATGGCTGCTCTTACAGCAATGATCCCGCAAGTTATCAACGCTCTGTCTACCGCGCTGGTCACTGGCATACCTCTCATTTTGCAGGCGGCTATTCAGTTGCTGATGGCGATTGTACAGGCTATACCGCAGATCATTGTTGCTGTGGTTACTGCGCTGCCCACACTCATACAGTCTATCGTCACGACGTTGGTACAGGCGCTCCCAATTTTGATAACTGGCGCTGTCCAGCTACTGATGGCGATTGTACAGGCTATCCCGCAAATTCTTCCGCCACTGATTGCCGCTATTCCTCAAATCATTACAACGCTTATCACTGGGCTTGTGCAGGCACTCCCTGAACTGATAAATGGGGCTGTCCAGCTTCTCATGGCTATTATTGATGCAATCCCTATCATCATTCAAACGCTTATACCCATGATTCCGGAGATTGTTCACGCAATTGTAGATGCCCTAATTCGAGCAATGCCTGTCCTTATTGAGGGGTCCATCGAACTGTTCTTCGCGATCCTTAAAGCAATCCCTATGATTGTTGTGGAACTCATAAAGGACATGCCGCAAATTATTCAAGCTATTTTACAGGGACTCGCGGCGGGTGGCGGAGAATTGAAGAACGCTGGAGGGGACTTGATTCGCGGACTTTGGCAAGGCATACAGGATGTGTCCGGCTGGCTTTGGAATAAAGTCAGCGGGTTCTTCGGAACGTTGACGGATAAAATCAAGAATTTTTTCGGTATCCACTCCCCGTCCCGCCTGATGCGCGATGAAATCGGCAAGATGTTGCCGCCCGGCATCGCCCTCGGTTTTGAGGCGTCTATGCCCGATGCCATATCGGACATGCAGGCGGAGATGGATGCCATGACGGCCAAGATGCAAGCCAGTGTGGCAGCGCAACAGAGCGCGGTATTCGTGGGGACATCCGGCACGGGCGCGCAGACCATTGACAACTCCGTAACCAAATCACCGATTATCAACATCAACGGGCCGGTCAACGTGACCGATCAGGGCAACCAGCGGCAGACACTACAGCAGCTGCAATTTTTAGCGGCCATCTAA